The Chloroherpetonaceae bacterium genome includes a window with the following:
- a CDS encoding nucleoside deaminase, whose amino-acid sequence MLEQWMEWALREAEKAFEHNEIPVGAVVIDANGTVVGRGHNQVEMLSDATAHAEMIALTAAMATLGTKYLPDCTLVVTLEPCPMCAGAIVLAKIGRVVFGSYDGKWGACGTVFNLVESHKLNHRAEVIGGVLEERCTTLIKSFFASLRLRPAKN is encoded by the coding sequence ATGCTTGAGCAATGGATGGAGTGGGCTTTGCGGGAAGCCGAAAAAGCTTTTGAGCACAATGAAATTCCCGTCGGTGCCGTTGTGATTGACGCCAACGGCACCGTTGTCGGCAGAGGACACAACCAAGTGGAGATGCTGAGCGACGCTACAGCACACGCTGAGATGATTGCACTCACGGCGGCAATGGCGACCCTTGGAACGAAATATCTCCCTGACTGCACGCTGGTCGTTACCTTAGAGCCTTGCCCAATGTGTGCAGGGGCAATTGTCTTGGCAAAAATCGGGCGCGTTGTCTTTGGCAGTTACGATGGGAAATGGGGAGCGTGCGGCACTGTATTTAATCTCGTGGAGTCTCACAAGCTGAATCACCGTGCTGAAGTGATAGGTGGTGTCTTGGAAGAACGCTGCACCACGCTCATCAAATCATTTTTTGCTTCCTTGCGCCTCAGACCAGCAAAGAATTGA
- a CDS encoding RNA-binding protein, producing the protein MATKLYVGNLNYATSEEGLRNVFANFGEIVSVKIIQGKGFGFVEYKSADDAEAAKEALNNTQLDGRSIKVSDARPQEKKSFGERGGLGGERRFGGSKGSSGYQRRERY; encoded by the coding sequence ATGGCAACGAAACTCTATGTCGGCAACTTGAATTACGCTACCAGTGAAGAAGGGCTTCGCAACGTTTTTGCCAATTTCGGCGAAATCGTTTCTGTGAAGATTATTCAAGGAAAAGGCTTCGGTTTTGTGGAGTATAAGTCCGCAGACGACGCCGAAGCAGCTAAGGAAGCTCTAAACAACACACAATTAGACGGTCGCTCCATCAAGGTAAGCGATGCACGCCCACAAGAAAAGAAGTCCTTTGGAGAACGAGGCGGATTGGGAGGCGAGCGAAGATTCGGTGGTAGCAAAGGCAGTAGCGGTTATCAGCGGCGTGAACGCTACTAA
- a CDS encoding photosystem I reaction center subunit IX, with translation MADQEKPTGGTPEGGGGEKKPVPTQAGKLQAAAKKPAAAQAAAAKAAPKAGEAKPAAAPAKPAVMEADVAEMKRFLLKRTETRTTKWYQAFDVDKLTDEQVFGGHLALLGCLGIVMGIYYISGIQIFPNGAPGFYDNWFYLTIKPRLVSLGIDTYSTEPAAQMEAARKLLWWAGIHFVVGAFLIFGGWRHWTSNLSNPLAFLFFWNYKQASVPGNFRDFRMFGSIIPGGIGGPSAKNYAEALGPHTIYQGFLFLAWGFVMWFVLGITPEPNFQKINSEAFMSFIWAAVWLALGFYWKANPPRVAEHLNDDLRAIFSVHLTSMGYVNIALGWFAFAAFTDRPQFFYTQLNDLVYYIYGEPFNRVGFDEFGNTDLSKVEYPEYPPYAILPKDGKVFGMAQVVINLVAFNHIICGFLYVFSGVFHGGQYLLKIQMSGLYNQLKSKWIALGRNKEFQVKFVGTIMVLCFTTMISVYAVICWNSLCELNMMGANITMSFYWLKPTPMFAWMFTDPSINDWCAWHAIVAGWLFASVATSRIAFFSHTSALWDDLGLKKNSFSFPCIGPVYGGTCGVSIQDQMWFAILWSVKPLSVIEWYIDGGWLASMNYGMAVADCNAWDAIAKLNHHYTGGVFYYMWTETQAIWASSHLTVVLLLGHLVWFISFAVWFKDRGSRLEGADIQTRTIRWLGKALLGRDVKFRFPVLNLSDSKFAGTILYFSGTFMLVWLYVANGFYATNQPAPPPVSDAARAGSDMLAQVVDFLLKLIA, from the coding sequence ATGGCTGACCAAGAGAAACCGACTGGCGGAACACCAGAAGGCGGTGGCGGCGAAAAGAAACCTGTGCCTACTCAAGCCGGGAAACTTCAAGCTGCTGCCAAGAAACCTGCTGCTGCGCAAGCCGCTGCAGCAAAAGCAGCACCGAAGGCCGGTGAAGCCAAGCCTGCAGCTGCACCTGCCAAACCCGCCGTGATGGAGGCAGATGTGGCCGAGATGAAGCGCTTCCTCCTAAAACGCACGGAAACCCGCACGACTAAGTGGTATCAAGCCTTCGATGTTGACAAGCTCACCGACGAACAAGTCTTCGGCGGTCATCTTGCGTTGCTGGGCTGCTTGGGCATCGTGATGGGTATCTATTACATTTCAGGCATTCAGATTTTCCCGAACGGTGCACCCGGGTTCTATGACAACTGGTTCTACCTGACCATCAAGCCTCGCTTGGTGTCGCTTGGTATTGATACCTACAGCACAGAACCGGCTGCGCAAATGGAAGCTGCACGCAAGCTGCTCTGGTGGGCTGGTATTCACTTTGTCGTGGGTGCCTTCCTTATCTTCGGTGGTTGGCGACACTGGACGAGCAACCTTTCAAACCCACTGGCGTTCCTTTTCTTTTGGAACTATAAGCAAGCCAGTGTGCCGGGCAACTTCCGTGATTTCCGAATGTTCGGTAGCATTATCCCCGGTGGTATCGGCGGCCCCAGTGCCAAAAACTACGCCGAAGCACTTGGACCGCACACGATTTATCAAGGCTTCCTCTTTCTGGCGTGGGGCTTTGTGATGTGGTTTGTTTTAGGCATCACCCCTGAGCCTAACTTCCAGAAAATCAACTCCGAAGCCTTTATGTCCTTTATCTGGGCAGCGGTCTGGCTAGCACTGGGCTTCTACTGGAAAGCCAATCCACCGCGCGTCGCCGAACATCTCAACGACGACCTTCGCGCTATCTTCTCGGTGCACCTTACCTCAATGGGCTACGTCAATATCGCCCTTGGCTGGTTTGCCTTTGCTGCCTTCACGGATAGACCACAGTTCTTCTACACGCAGCTCAATGATTTGGTCTACTACATCTATGGCGAACCCTTTAACCGCGTGGGCTTTGATGAATTTGGCAACACTGACCTGAGCAAGGTGGAGTATCCTGAATATCCGCCTTATGCCATTCTGCCCAAAGATGGCAAGGTGTTTGGTATGGCGCAGGTGGTCATCAACCTTGTGGCATTTAACCATATCATCTGTGGATTCCTCTATGTGTTCTCAGGCGTCTTTCATGGCGGGCAATATCTGTTGAAGATTCAAATGTCTGGCCTTTACAATCAGTTGAAGTCGAAGTGGATTGCGCTGGGACGCAACAAGGAATTCCAAGTGAAGTTTGTCGGCACGATTATGGTGCTGTGCTTCACAACGATGATTTCGGTTTATGCCGTAATTTGCTGGAACTCGCTGTGCGAACTCAATATGATGGGCGCAAACATCACAATGAGCTTCTACTGGCTGAAGCCCACACCGATGTTTGCGTGGATGTTCACTGACCCCAGTATCAATGACTGGTGCGCTTGGCATGCGATTGTAGCAGGCTGGCTCTTTGCATCAGTGGCGACTTCACGCATTGCGTTCTTCTCACATACTTCGGCGCTCTGGGATGACCTGGGTCTGAAGAAGAACTCCTTCTCGTTCCCGTGCATCGGCCCTGTCTATGGCGGCACATGCGGCGTCTCAATTCAAGACCAGATGTGGTTTGCGATTCTCTGGTCTGTGAAACCGCTCTCCGTCATTGAATGGTATATTGACGGTGGCTGGCTGGCGTCAATGAACTACGGTATGGCTGTAGCGGACTGCAATGCGTGGGATGCAATTGCCAAGCTCAACCATCACTACACAGGCGGTGTCTTCTACTATATGTGGACGGAAACCCAAGCAATCTGGGCAAGCTCGCACTTGACCGTCGTCTTGCTGCTTGGACACCTTGTCTGGTTCATCAGCTTTGCCGTCTGGTTCAAGGATAGAGGCTCTCGTCTGGAAGGTGCGGACATTCAAACCCGCACGATTCGCTGGCTGGGCAAAGCTCTCCTTGGACGCGACGTCAAGTTCCGCTTCCCAGTGCTGAACCTTTCGGACTCGAAGTTTGCAGGTACGATTCTCTATTTCAGCGGCACATTTATGCTGGTCTGGCTCTATGTTGCCAATGGCTTCTACGCTACGAATCAACCTGCACCGCCACCTGTTAGCGACGCCGCCCGTGCAGGTAGCGATATGCTGGCGCAAGTGGTGGACTTCCTGCTGAAACTGATTGCGTAG
- a CDS encoding protein-disulfide reductase DsbD family protein, with product MTRTCQRIGSFRQLRQKRHAAVHSLFALGLLLLCSAASAQVVDGSVLVEPALYAVEAKGERAYTLVLHFKIQKGWHLYWKNAGDAGFAPRVKWQLPDGSKIGDLQFPTPHKIVESGLVAFGYTDELVLLSELELPATLPTDLTISAELDWLVCKESCVPGSARVALNLKALRPQDREVARRLLQKVSEALPKPLALSGLECSKVTFDGKAITLSFSGKSVAPIRDFFPEPHDQLLFRYSEFKVEQQQVVMPVTTQGQLPANTLIKGVLLIGEKGYEVSVPLLASAEIPASTAASSRLLEQEFVGVKAQTAELPLGLALLFALLGGLILNVMPCVLPVLSLKVMGLIQSAHQSKSESAKHGLVFTLGVLVSFWILALLVVLLQQAGEQVGWGFQFQSPMFVLVMILVMFVFGLNLAGVFEFSTPSVSSELSQTLMRSDLSSTFANGILATTLATPCTAPFLGSALGFAFSQPAAVIFLVFTAVGLGLALPYLILAIKPQWLKFIPKPGAWMYRFKQAMSFPLFATAIWLLSVLGEQLGLEGVIATLILLLAVGVGCWLIGQFIDLQASWWRKATIWTLVVTIVGITYFITFERNLNWRAAKVLSQVETPANSKILWQPFSIAAIESAVQSGKTVFVDFTAEWCFTCKVTEKTVLETDAVERKMAELGIVPIRADWTNRNDEITRLLKKFGRSGVPLYVVFPSGRLNEPIVLPEVLTPELLIEALEKAARKQAVAG from the coding sequence ATGACGAGAACCTGTCAGCGCATTGGGTCTTTTAGGCAGCTAAGGCAAAAGCGGCATGCGGCAGTGCATTCACTTTTCGCGCTTGGTCTGCTGCTTCTCTGTTCTGCTGCGTCTGCCCAAGTCGTGGATGGCAGCGTGCTGGTCGAACCTGCACTGTATGCGGTCGAGGCAAAAGGGGAGCGCGCTTACACGCTGGTGCTGCACTTCAAAATTCAGAAGGGTTGGCATTTATACTGGAAAAATGCAGGTGATGCAGGTTTTGCACCCAGAGTAAAGTGGCAACTGCCTGATGGCTCTAAGATAGGAGACTTGCAATTTCCAACTCCGCACAAAATTGTAGAATCAGGTCTTGTGGCGTTTGGCTACACAGATGAGTTGGTGTTGCTATCGGAGTTGGAGTTGCCTGCAACACTGCCAACAGACCTCACTATTTCGGCAGAGCTGGACTGGCTGGTTTGCAAGGAGTCGTGTGTGCCGGGCAGCGCCCGTGTAGCACTGAATCTCAAAGCGCTCCGTCCGCAAGACCGTGAAGTCGCACGGAGACTGCTTCAAAAGGTAAGTGAAGCCTTGCCTAAGCCGCTGGCGCTTAGTGGTCTCGAGTGCTCCAAAGTTACCTTCGATGGCAAGGCGATTACGCTTTCGTTCAGCGGCAAGAGCGTTGCTCCAATTCGTGACTTTTTCCCTGAACCACACGACCAGCTTCTCTTCCGATACAGTGAGTTTAAGGTAGAACAACAGCAGGTTGTAATGCCTGTAACGACACAAGGGCAACTGCCTGCAAATACGCTCATCAAGGGGGTTTTGCTGATTGGCGAGAAAGGCTATGAAGTAAGCGTTCCACTGCTTGCCAGTGCAGAAATTCCTGCTTCAACGGCAGCGTCCAGTCGCTTGCTCGAGCAAGAGTTTGTTGGTGTCAAGGCGCAAACAGCGGAGCTGCCATTAGGCTTAGCGCTGCTGTTTGCCCTGCTGGGCGGACTGATTCTGAATGTAATGCCCTGCGTGTTGCCTGTGCTCTCGCTTAAAGTGATGGGATTGATACAGAGCGCACATCAGAGCAAATCTGAGAGTGCAAAGCACGGATTGGTGTTCACATTAGGTGTGCTGGTATCCTTTTGGATACTGGCGCTGCTGGTAGTGCTCTTGCAGCAAGCTGGTGAGCAAGTCGGCTGGGGGTTTCAGTTTCAATCGCCGATGTTTGTCTTGGTGATGATTCTGGTAATGTTTGTCTTTGGCTTAAATCTTGCAGGCGTATTTGAATTCTCAACTCCCAGCGTGTCAAGTGAGCTGAGTCAAACTTTAATGCGCAGCGACCTTAGTAGCACGTTTGCAAATGGCATTTTAGCAACGACCTTAGCCACGCCGTGCACGGCACCATTTCTCGGTAGCGCCTTAGGCTTTGCATTTTCGCAGCCTGCGGCTGTGATTTTCTTAGTTTTCACCGCAGTAGGACTAGGGCTGGCTTTACCATACCTTATTCTTGCAATTAAGCCCCAGTGGCTGAAGTTTATTCCAAAGCCAGGTGCTTGGATGTATCGCTTCAAGCAAGCAATGAGCTTTCCTTTGTTTGCTACGGCAATTTGGTTGCTCTCAGTACTGGGTGAGCAGCTCGGATTGGAAGGCGTGATCGCTACGCTGATATTGCTTTTGGCGGTCGGAGTCGGGTGCTGGCTCATTGGTCAGTTTATTGACCTACAAGCCTCATGGTGGCGTAAGGCAACTATCTGGACGTTGGTTGTAACAATAGTTGGCATAACATACTTTATCACCTTTGAGCGCAACTTAAACTGGCGTGCAGCTAAAGTCTTGTCGCAGGTAGAAACACCCGCAAACAGCAAAATTCTCTGGCAGCCTTTCTCAATTGCTGCGATTGAATCAGCGGTGCAGTCTGGCAAGACCGTGTTTGTGGACTTTACAGCAGAGTGGTGCTTTACATGCAAGGTCACCGAAAAGACTGTGCTGGAAACAGATGCAGTGGAGCGCAAGATGGCAGAGTTAGGCATTGTGCCGATACGAGCCGATTGGACAAATCGCAACGACGAAATTACGCGACTTCTGAAAAAGTTTGGTCGCTCAGGTGTGCCGCTCTATGTGGTCTTTCCATCAGGGCGGCTAAATGAACCGATTGTGCTGCCTGAGGTGCTGACCCCTGAACTGCTCATTGAAGCACTGGAAAAGGCTGCTCGTAAGCAAGCAGTTGCAGGGTAA
- a CDS encoding cation transporter, producing MCELDTHYANQLRAVRVVLLINLLMFTVEMAAGLWAESTGLIADSLDMLADAAVYGLTLYAIGKTAREKKTAAWAAAIAQFILALWLAYEVVRRFLGGSEPIGWAMMGVSALAFAANYACLLLLDAHKKGEAHLRAAWIFTKYDLLANVGVIVSGALVLWLHTNLPDLVIGSIIALLVFYGTIEIFDVVKEKKASIT from the coding sequence ATGTGTGAGCTGGACACTCACTACGCTAACCAACTGCGTGCGGTTCGTGTGGTGTTACTGATTAATTTGCTAATGTTTACCGTAGAAATGGCAGCAGGCTTGTGGGCAGAATCCACTGGGCTGATTGCAGATTCACTGGATATGCTGGCAGATGCGGCAGTCTATGGGCTGACACTCTATGCAATTGGTAAAACAGCGCGAGAAAAAAAGACAGCAGCGTGGGCGGCGGCAATTGCACAGTTTATCTTGGCACTTTGGTTAGCTTACGAGGTAGTGCGCCGATTCTTAGGTGGCAGCGAGCCAATTGGTTGGGCAATGATGGGCGTGAGCGCACTGGCGTTTGCCGCAAACTATGCTTGTCTGCTCCTACTTGATGCACATAAAAAAGGTGAAGCGCATTTAAGAGCCGCTTGGATTTTTACGAAGTATGACCTACTTGCCAACGTGGGAGTGATTGTGTCAGGCGCACTGGTGCTTTGGCTACATACCAACCTACCTGACCTTGTTATCGGCTCAATAATTGCGCTCCTTGTGTTTTATGGAACCATTGAGATTTTTGATGTCGTTAAAGAGAAAAAAGCCTCAATAACCTAA
- a CDS encoding cobalamin B12-binding domain-containing protein encodes MTTQFFSTKELSELCAVGETTVKRWSNMGLIKHHKTVGGHRKFKLEDVLEFISKNNIEIPPDRLERLNLEKSYADYIDLNSEILLVRGDVNALAHKLTELLLGFRKNEVEALLSKAVEHGISFATLFDKMIAPAMYRVGELWAQKKLGIGEEHIITNIVIEAVLAVKTRYEKGLLHPEKSPREGLGINVGLTMNAVSQNGRKTDDAMPAMMPLAKPVALVCTCPESEYHEVGLLGVSLVCQSMGMEVSYVGAAVPFKDLERVVDEVHPAIVYMSVTTARVRPATYRRFELFRKFLKKRGVRFILGGQFTGERKSQPFEADFRAKTCTELEQYLRENFEILYRGTGTSRNQSLKN; translated from the coding sequence ATGACGACGCAGTTTTTCTCAACCAAAGAGCTTTCGGAGCTATGCGCAGTCGGTGAGACCACCGTCAAGCGCTGGTCTAATATGGGGCTGATTAAGCACCACAAAACCGTCGGTGGACATCGCAAGTTCAAACTCGAGGATGTGCTGGAATTCATTAGCAAAAACAACATTGAAATTCCGCCCGACCGACTGGAGCGCTTGAATCTGGAGAAAAGTTATGCGGACTATATCGACCTCAACAGCGAAATACTTCTGGTGCGCGGCGATGTGAATGCGCTGGCGCACAAGCTCACTGAACTGCTCTTAGGTTTCCGCAAAAATGAAGTGGAAGCGCTCCTCAGCAAAGCTGTAGAACACGGCATTTCCTTTGCTACGCTCTTTGACAAGATGATAGCCCCAGCAATGTACCGAGTTGGCGAACTTTGGGCGCAGAAAAAATTAGGTATCGGTGAGGAGCACATTATCACCAACATCGTCATTGAAGCCGTTTTAGCAGTCAAAACACGCTACGAAAAAGGGTTGCTGCACCCAGAAAAGTCGCCACGCGAAGGCCTTGGCATCAATGTTGGGCTGACGATGAATGCCGTCTCGCAGAACGGCAGGAAGACTGATGATGCTATGCCTGCTATGATGCCGCTGGCAAAGCCTGTCGCACTGGTATGCACTTGCCCAGAGTCCGAGTATCACGAAGTTGGTCTACTCGGTGTATCGCTGGTGTGCCAAAGTATGGGAATGGAGGTTAGCTATGTTGGTGCCGCTGTGCCATTCAAAGATTTAGAGCGAGTGGTCGATGAGGTGCACCCAGCAATTGTCTATATGTCGGTTACAACGGCTCGCGTGCGACCAGCGACCTATCGGCGCTTTGAATTGTTTAGAAAGTTCCTCAAAAAGCGTGGGGTTCGCTTCATCTTAGGCGGACAGTTTACCGGCGAGCGCAAATCGCAGCCTTTTGAAGCCGATTTCCGCGCCAAAACTTGCACTGAGCTGGAGCAATACCTCAGAGAGAATTTCGAAATTCTTTACCGAGGCACGGGCACCTCGCGTAACCAATCCTTGAAAAATTAG
- the mnmE gene encoding tRNA uridine-5-carboxymethylaminomethyl(34) synthesis GTPase MnmE, producing MNQCIKMSIVQQEPIAAIATAVGESAIAIVRMSGEGVLQIADKVFRKAKSKNFSFVRAPSHTAHYGHIIDAQGDIVDEVMAIVYKSPRSYTMEDTVEFNCHGGVIVTQTVLETLLNAGCRLAEAGEFTRRAFLNGRIDLVQAEAIGELIHAKTVAAYRSALSHLKGDLSKKLSALREDLLQACAMLELELDFAEEDVEFQSREALQAKMLELKAHLIELAHSFKLGKLVQEGVRTVIVGKPNAGKSTLLNALLGKERAIVSDVAGTTRDYIEESFVIDGVLFRLIDTAGLRSTRDQIEMEGIRRSYEKIEEADLILYVIDASQPADPDEIREIETLRAKNPDARFLLVLNKTDKGLAAELHLNSIDTVKISALTKDGISALRQKMRALALGTATLSDGSILLTNLRHYEAICNALQSLEQAELQLQHHASTELIAFDLRDALDHIGAITGKVTTDDILNHIFAKFCIGK from the coding sequence ATGAACCAATGCATTAAGATGAGCATTGTTCAACAAGAGCCAATTGCTGCAATTGCCACGGCAGTCGGTGAAAGTGCTATTGCGATTGTGCGAATGAGCGGCGAGGGTGTTCTGCAAATTGCCGATAAGGTCTTTCGCAAAGCAAAGAGCAAAAATTTTTCTTTTGTCCGCGCACCGTCCCATACTGCCCACTATGGACACATCATTGATGCGCAAGGCGACATCGTTGATGAAGTAATGGCGATTGTCTATAAGTCGCCTCGCAGTTACACGATGGAAGATACCGTAGAGTTCAACTGCCACGGCGGTGTGATTGTAACGCAAACGGTGCTGGAAACGCTGCTCAACGCAGGCTGCCGTTTGGCAGAAGCCGGCGAATTTACTCGTCGTGCCTTTCTCAACGGACGCATTGACCTTGTGCAAGCAGAAGCCATCGGTGAACTCATTCATGCTAAGACGGTTGCTGCCTACCGCTCAGCGCTCTCGCATCTTAAAGGTGACCTTTCCAAAAAACTTTCTGCCTTGCGCGAAGACTTGCTTCAGGCTTGCGCAATGCTTGAGCTTGAACTTGACTTCGCCGAAGAAGACGTAGAGTTTCAAAGCCGTGAAGCCTTGCAAGCCAAAATGTTGGAACTGAAAGCCCACTTGATTGAGCTAGCGCATTCATTTAAGCTCGGCAAACTCGTGCAAGAAGGCGTTCGGACAGTGATTGTCGGCAAGCCTAATGCAGGTAAATCCACCTTGCTCAACGCACTGTTAGGTAAAGAGCGCGCAATTGTGAGCGATGTCGCTGGCACCACACGCGACTACATCGAAGAAAGTTTCGTTATTGATGGTGTGCTCTTCAGGCTGATTGATACGGCTGGCCTGCGCTCGACACGAGACCAAATTGAGATGGAAGGTATTCGACGCAGCTACGAAAAAATTGAAGAAGCCGATTTGATTCTCTATGTCATAGATGCCTCGCAACCTGCCGACCCCGATGAAATCAGGGAAATAGAGACGCTTAGAGCCAAAAATCCTGATGCCAGATTCTTGCTTGTGCTCAACAAGACGGACAAAGGTCTTGCTGCCGAGCTTCACCTCAATAGCATTGACACAGTAAAGATTTCTGCACTGACAAAAGATGGCATTAGTGCGCTTCGCCAAAAAATGCGCGCCCTTGCTCTTGGCACAGCCACCCTCTCGGACGGTAGCATCCTGCTGACCAACCTGCGTCATTATGAAGCTATTTGCAATGCGCTGCAAAGTTTGGAGCAAGCTGAACTGCAGTTGCAACACCACGCCTCCACTGAACTCATTGCCTTTGATTTACGCGATGCCTTAGACCACATCGGTGCGATTACTGGCAAAGTCACCACGGACGACATCCTCAACCACATCTTCGCCAAATTTTGCATCGGAAAGTAG
- a CDS encoding methyltransferase domain-containing protein codes for MKVARSFLQQSIVNFLEANEAWLRPLLTERIFDGVDLQAEGARLKNPSVQYPDYYLQDFHSVEGGYLNKDAAITYDPITNKILVPSESYLRTTLAQMFPSDAQHILDLGCGTGTATRFIAERLPNAQIVGIDLSPYMIAAAQLKARAFSNITFLHANAEHLPFESNTFDAVTASLLFHEMPPEAGLNVMKEALRVLKPGGVFLVFDGAQSTSISKLGGNISSLLFLEPYAEAFLSGNLIEMMQAAGFVHTEVIPVLTLYEIRRGYKAA; via the coding sequence ATGAAAGTAGCTCGCAGTTTTCTTCAGCAAAGCATTGTCAATTTTCTGGAAGCCAACGAAGCGTGGTTGCGCCCGCTTCTTACGGAACGCATCTTTGACGGTGTTGACCTACAAGCAGAGGGCGCTAGACTCAAAAACCCCAGCGTGCAGTATCCCGACTACTACCTTCAAGATTTTCATAGCGTAGAGGGCGGATACCTTAATAAGGATGCCGCCATCACATACGACCCAATTACGAATAAAATTCTTGTACCCAGTGAGTCGTATCTCCGCACAACGCTTGCCCAGATGTTTCCCAGTGACGCCCAGCACATTTTGGATTTGGGCTGCGGCACAGGCACTGCAACGCGCTTTATTGCAGAACGACTACCGAATGCACAAATAGTCGGCATTGACCTTTCGCCGTATATGATTGCAGCTGCGCAGCTCAAAGCTAGAGCGTTTTCCAACATCACTTTTCTTCATGCCAACGCGGAGCATTTACCCTTTGAGAGCAACACTTTTGATGCTGTGACTGCTTCGCTGCTCTTTCACGAAATGCCGCCTGAGGCAGGGCTAAACGTGATGAAAGAAGCGCTGCGTGTGCTAAAGCCCGGCGGAGTGTTTTTGGTGTTTGACGGCGCGCAGTCTACCAGCATTTCAAAATTAGGTGGCAATATCAGTAGTCTGCTTTTCCTTGAACCATATGCAGAAGCTTTTCTGAGCGGCAATCTGATTGAGATGATGCAAGCCGCTGGATTTGTGCACACTGAAGTCATCCCCGTGCTGACGCTCTATGAAATTCGTCGTGGTTACAAGGCTGCTTAG
- a CDS encoding multidrug efflux SMR transporter — protein MAWLILIIAGLCEVGFTTCMKLSNNFSDWRWTLGFLVCITLSFLFLSKAAQTLPLGTSYAVWTGVGAAGTALVGILLFKESSDFWRLFFISTLIASIIGLKFVSAE, from the coding sequence ATGGCTTGGCTCATTCTCATTATTGCAGGACTCTGTGAGGTCGGCTTTACAACCTGTATGAAACTTTCTAATAACTTCTCAGACTGGCGCTGGACGCTGGGATTTCTGGTCTGCATTACGCTTAGCTTTTTGTTTCTGAGCAAAGCCGCACAAACCTTGCCGCTCGGCACCAGTTACGCTGTCTGGACAGGTGTCGGAGCAGCGGGTACCGCACTGGTGGGCATTCTTCTTTTCAAGGAATCGTCGGATTTTTGGCGGCTCTTTTTCATCTCTACACTAATTGCGTCCATCATCGGGCTAAAGTTCGTTTCCGCAGAATGA
- a CDS encoding ROK family protein encodes MSAIWGIDLGGTKIEGVVLPDAVSPEPLCRLRIPTEAEKGYTHILNQVAHLVEQLAQASGERPQRIGIGTPGTFDPYLSAMKNCNTTALNGKNLPKDLSDKLGVEVVIANDANCFALAEATLGAAKGAAVVFGVIMGTGVGGGIVINGKVWNGAQGIAGEWGHNSLDDTAEPCYSGIRGCVESFISGPALEKFYAQQSGTVRKLPEIVQRFEQGIDASATATMRRLCHYFGRALATVVNILDPDAIVLGGGVGNIALLYTEGVAELKKYVFNHRLDTQILKPLLGDSAGVFGAAMLVAP; translated from the coding sequence ATGTCAGCTATCTGGGGCATTGACTTAGGCGGCACTAAAATTGAGGGCGTGGTGCTGCCAGATGCCGTTAGCCCTGAGCCGCTTTGCCGCCTTCGCATTCCAACCGAAGCAGAGAAAGGCTACACACATATCCTAAACCAAGTCGCTCACCTTGTTGAGCAACTGGCGCAAGCCTCTGGTGAACGGCCTCAACGTATCGGAATCGGCACGCCCGGCACATTTGACCCCTACCTTTCTGCAATGAAAAATTGCAATACCACTGCCCTCAACGGAAAGAATCTGCCGAAAGACTTGTCGGATAAGCTTGGCGTAGAAGTTGTGATTGCTAACGATGCGAATTGCTTCGCTTTGGCAGAAGCCACCTTAGGCGCTGCGAAGGGAGCGGCTGTAGTCTTCGGGGTTATTATGGGCACAGGGGTCGGCGGCGGCATCGTTATCAACGGCAAAGTGTGGAACGGTGCGCAAGGAATTGCAGGCGAGTGGGGACACAACAGTCTTGACGACACAGCCGAGCCTTGCTACAGCGGTATTCGCGGTTGCGTCGAGAGTTTCATTTCAGGTCCCGCCTTAGAGAAATTTTATGCCCAACAAAGCGGCACTGTGCGAAAGTTACCCGAAATTGTCCAGCGCTTCGAACAGGGCATAGATGCCAGCGCTACCGCCACTATGCGGCGACTCTGCCACTACTTTGGTCGTGCCCTTGCAACGGTGGTTAACATCTTAGACCCTGACGCTATCGTGCTTGGGGGCGGTGTTGGCAATATCGCTCTTCTTTACACAGAGGGCGTCGCAGAGCTTAAAAAGTATGTGTTCAACCACCGACTAGATACCCAGATCTTGAAACCACTTTTAGGCGACAGTGCAGGAGTGTTTGGCGCTGCAATGTTGGTTGCTCCGTAG